The Nocardia sp. NBC_01329 sequence CCGCCGACGGCGGCGGCAAGGTATCGGCCGTCCGCAAGCCGGTGCGGGGCGCCGATTTCATCGCCGAGATGCTGGTCGTCTGGCATCGCGCGCCGATGGCGGAAAACGGCTGGCTGCGGATGATCGAGGTCAACGGGATGCCGGGCCTGCTGGTCTTCGACGGACGGCACCACGGGATCTTCTCCTTCACTGTCGACGAGGGACGGATCACCGCCATCCACGTGGTGCGCAATCCCGACAAGATGCGCGACCTCCCACTCGACGACGGGTCCGCACGGCCGCTGCGCGCACCGGGGAACAGTTGATATGGCCCACCGGACCGGGCGCGGTCGCGGGCGACTGCCTCCACGGCGGCGAATCGCCGCGGGTTAGGTTGCGTACATGAGGATCGAAGTCAGCGGACACCAGCCCGAGGTCGACGCCACCGCCTGGATCGCGCCCACCGCGAATGTGATCGGCCGGGTGAAGCTCGGGGCCCAGGTCAGTATCTGGTACAACGCGGTGTTGCGCGGTGACACCGAACTGATCACCGTCGGAGAACGCAGCAATATCCAGGACGGCTGTGTACTGCACGCCGACCCGGGTTTCCCGGCCACCGTGGGTGCCGGGGTGTCGGTCGGGCACAACGCGATCCTGCACGGCTGCACGATCGAGGACGACTGCCTGATCGGGATGGGCGCGACCGTACTCAACGGCGCGGTGATCGGCCGGGGCAGCCTGATCGCCGCAAACGCGCTGATTCCGGAGGGCGCGCAGATCCCGCCGGGGTCGCTGGTCGCCGGTGTCCCGGGCAAGGTGCGCCGTGAACTCACCGCCGAGCAGCAGCGCGGCGTGGAATTGAATGCCATGGTCTATCTGCACCACATGTCCGAGCATCGGTCGGCGAAGGAGATCTGAGCCGACTCCACCGACTGCCCGGACACACTATTGGACAAGCGTCCAGTAGGTGGCTGCTAGGATGGAACAACGTATCCGGGGAGACGGTTCGGCCCGAAACCCACTGTCCTGCAAGGCGTCGGCGTTTCGGGCGACCCGTACACGTGGGCACGGCGATGTGCCGGCAGGAGGTATGACGGGTGGCGTGCGAGCAGTCCGGGACGCGTCGGCCGACAGGACGGGTCAGCGTGGCAGATATCGCCGCGCAACCAGGAGGAATCGAGGCGCTGCAGCGCCGGGTCCACGAACTACGTTCCAGAGGAGTGGATTTCGCGGCCAACGCAATCGAACACGAGATGGCCGAACTGGATCTGCCGCGGGAGTGACGCCCAGCACGAAACCAACGCACAGGTCACCCGGCGCGACGGCCGTCGGATAGGGTGTGGAAACCATGCCACCCGTACCGCCGATTCTGCAACGCATCCTTGCCGAGCCCCCCGCCGACAGCGGGAAAGTCCTCGACAGCGCGTTATCGGCGTTCCTGGATTTCGGGATCAAACGCACCAGCATGGGCGAGATCGCCCGCCGGGCCGGCATCAGCCCCGCCACCCTCTACCGTCGCTTCGAATCGAAGAACGACCTGGTCGAAGCCGTCACAGTGCGGGAAGCACAGCGATTCGTCACCAAGATCGACAATCGGGTCCGCACGGTAACCGGCTCCGAAGATCAACTGGTGGAGATCTTCGTGGCCTTCATCTCCGCCATCGCCGGTAACCCACTGCTGATCCGGCTGCTGCGTACCGAACCGGATCTCGTACTACCCAGGCTCACCACCGAGGCAGGACCGATCCTGGCCGTCGGCCGCACCTATCTGGCAGCGAAACTGCGAGAACTGAACGACAGCGGTACCGATTTCGATCCCGACCTGATCGCCGAGATCATGGCCCGCCTGGCCCTGTCGTTGGCACTCACCCCTGACGGTCTCATCCCCATCCAGGACGAGGCCGCCGGCCGCGAATTCGCCCGCCGCACCCTGCTGCCCATGGTCTCCGGCCACAACCCGAACTGAAAGCTGTGTATATGGCCCCGCCTTCGGCGGGGCGGGTCGGGGCCCTATTAACCCCGGTTCTTCACTCCGGCGCTCAGTCGCTGCGCTCCTTCGCTCTGTCGCTCCAGAACCGGGGCGGGCCCCGACTGTGTCTGGTGGCCCCGCCTTCGGCGGGGGGCCGGGGGCCTCGTGACCCGACTGTGTGGATGGCGCCTGCCTTCGGCGTCGCGTCGGGGCCCTGTCGAACCGACTGGTCTCACAGGGCGAACGCGCGGTGGACCAGCTCGTCCAGTTCTTCCTGCCCCGCCGCGCCGGTCTCCGGTTCCTCGGCCAGCGCGCGCACCCGGCACACGATCGCGGTCGCCGCCGGAGTTCCCGGATCCGGTAGCGGTAGCCGGGACACGTACTGGGTGATCCAGCGCCGCCGCCCGGAGTAGAGCCGGTTACCGCAGACGGCGTCGTAATACCGCAGCCCCAGCGACGAGTTCGCGACGCCCATCATCAAACAGGCCAGATCCTCGGCACCGGCGCCACCGCCCAGGTCCGCCAGCGAGATCCAGTAGCAGTCGCCGTTGACCACCGCCCCGGAGCGATCCAGCGCAAACCGCGGCCGGTCGCTGATATCCGGGAACACCACCTTCGGGATACGCCACAGATGTGGTCGCTGCGGCACCCAATGCTCGAACCATTTCCGGCCCGCACCGGTGAGGTAGTCCCGGGCGGTCAGCACCTCCCGATGCTGCTCCAGGTAGGCCGCGGTCCGCGGATACCGCGCCAGATCCACCGGCACCCGTCGGGTCCGGGTGAGGTCGTAGGGGTACAGCACCCGCGTCTCGCGTATCCGATCGATGCGCCACGGGCGCAGATCGTGATGGGTGATGAGATCCCGCAGCAGTTCCGGTTCGGCAGCCGGATCACCCCAGTGCACCGCGATGAACACCTTGTCCGCATTGGTCTTGATCCCCACCCGGATACGCCCCAGATCACCGAAAGTCCGCCACATCCGGTCGGAAACCCCGCGCAACCAGTCGTCGTGCCCCATCCGGGACATCCGCCACCCCACCGACGCCGCCGCGGGGCCGGGTTCGGTCGCCAGCTCCCCCACCGTCACCGCGAATCGGCGGCCCTGCCGCGACACGGTCGTATCGGCGGCGCCACCCAGAGCCACGAACAGTTCCCGGTCCCCGCCCGAGGCCCCCGCGGTCTCCGAACCCCTCGTGGGCTCGCCGGCGTCTCCCTGCGACCTTCCGCCGGAGAGCCCCGCTCCAGGTCCCCGCCTCGCCGGAATCGAGCCGACCGGACCGTACTCGGCGAGCCGGTCCGAACGCCGCGCCCCCTCTGCCGGTATCGCGCCGACCGAGCCCGCGGTTCCCGTATCCGATACGGCTCGGGCCTCCTCCTCGTAGACCGACACATACCGGCAGGTCCCCCGTGTCGCACCGCGCACGGCAATCGTCACCGCCGGCAGAACCGCCGCCTCGAACAGTTTGGTATCCCCCAGGTCGTACAGTTCCACCGGCGTCAGATCGGCCAGCAGCAACCCGCGCAGATTCGACCCCGCCTTCGTGGTGAGAAAACGATTCGCGCACAGCAGACCCAGCACCGCGCCTGGGGCCATCAACCGCGGCAGCGCCGCGACGAACGGATGGGTGAGATCGATCCGCCCCCGCAACCCGAACTGCCCACGCAGAGCCTGCGCCGCCTCCCCACCCAACTGCTGGGTCCGGACGTACGGCGGATTCGCGATCACCGCATCGAACGATTCCGCAGGCAACCCCGCACAATCGGCCAGAAAGTCCCGCTGCCGCCATTCGGCGCCGACCCCCGACTCCGCGGCCCGCCGCCGAGCCAGCACCAACCCGGCCGGATCCAGGTCGTAACCCGTCAGCTCGACCGGAACCCCCGGCAGACGATCGGCCAGCGCATCCTTGATCGCGAACAACAACTCCCCGGACCCACACGCCGGGTCCAGGACCCGCACCCGCCCGGGCGTCCCGATCCGCGCCACCACCCGGCCCGCCAGGAAACCCGCAAGCGTGGCAGGTGTGTAGTGCCGCCCGTGACGTTTGCGCTCGCGAGCCCCCGCTCCATCGCGTCCCATCTGCGCATTGTTGTCGACAGAGGGGTGTCGACGGATCATTTCGCTTTTATCGGTCCTGCCCCTCCTCCGGCGGTCCGCTCAGCGGCCCGCCACGCGGACCGGCCGACTCACAGCGGAATGTTCTTGTGATGGCTGGCCCGGCAGGGTGCCGCAGCCAAGGCTCCGGCGATCTTGCTGCGCGTGTGGGCCGGGTCGATGATCTCGTCGACTACACCGATCGTCACCGCCCGCTCCACGCCGCCGGCGATGGCTTCGTGTTCGGCGGTCAGTCGTTCATGCAGAGCTTCGCGCTCTTCTTCCGGCGCGGCGGCGAGGGCTTTCTTGTGCAGGATGCCGACGGCGGCTTTCGCGCCCATCACCGCGACTTCCGAGCCCGGCCAGGCATAGACCGCGGTCGCGCCGAGCGAGCGGGCGTTCATCGCGATATAGGCGCCGCCGTAGATCTTGCGGGTGACCAGGGTGACCCGCGGGACCTGGGCTTCGGCGAACGCGTGCAGCAGTTTGGCGCCGCGCCGGACTACGCCGTCCCATTCCTGGCCGACGCCGGGCAGGTAGCCGGGGACGTCGGTGATCACGACCAGTGGGATACCGAAGGCGTCGCAGAGCCGGACGAACCGGGCCGCTTTCTCGGCGCTCTTGGAGTCCAGGCAGCCGCCCAGCCGCAACGGGTTGTTGGCGAGAACACCGACGGTACGGCCGCCGAGCCGGCCGAGGCCGGTCACCATGGAGCGGGCGTAGCCGCCCTGTAGTTCTTCGAAACTGGATTCGCCGTCGACATTGTCGAGCAGTTCGTGGACCAGCGGTTTGACGTCGTAGGCGCGTTTGGCCGAGGCGGGCAGTAGGGCCAGCAGGTCGACGTCTCCGTGTTCGGCGGCGCGGAGGTCGAATTCGCCTTGTTCGGCGAACATCGATACCAGTCGGCGGGCGCGGTGTACGGCGTCGGCTTCGTCGTCGGCGACGATATGGGTGACGCCCGACTTCTTGCCGTGGGTTTCCGGTCCACCGAGGGTGACCATGTCCACCTGTTCGCCGGTCACGCTGCGCACCACGTCGGGTCCGGTGACGAAGACCCGGCCCTCCGGGGCCATGATCACGATATCGGTGAGGGCGGGTCCGTAGGCGGCACCGCCGGCGGCGAAGCCGAGTACCACCGAGATCTGGGGCACCTGACCGGAGGCGCGGACCATGGCCTCGAAGACCTGGCCGACCGCGTGCAGGGCCTCCACGCCCTCGGCCAGCCGAGCACCACCGGAATGCCAGAGACCGACGACCGGGGCACCGGAATCGATCGCGGTGTCGATCGCGTCGACGATGTGCTTGCAGCCCTCCACACCCATCGCGCCACCCATCACGGTGGCATCGGAGCAGTACGCGACCGTTCGAACCCCGTCTACCTCGCCGACCGCCGCGAGCACTCCCGATTTGTCGCGCGGGTGCAGCGGCAGGACGGTCCCGGGGTCGAAGAAGCGGTTCAGCCGCCCGAGTGGATCGCGCGGATCCGTCACGGTTTCCTGATGGCGGGCCGGGGCGATAATCGTCATCGCGTTCTCTCCTCGATGATGTGTGACCGAGACACCGGCCGCGGGTGGCCGAGAGCCCAGACGGGGCCGCCCGGATGTACCCGGCGGCCCCGTCTGTGGGTCGTCGAACTATTCGGCAGGGACCTATCAGGCCCGACCGAAGGCGAGCGCGACGTTGTGCCCACCGAAACCGAACGAATTGTTGATCGCGTACTCGATCTCTTGGCGCCGTGCTTCGCCGGCGACGATATCGAGGTCGATCTCTGGATCCTGGTTCTCCAGGTTCAGGGTGGGCGGCACGATACCGTCCCGGATGGCCATCACGGTGAGCACGGACTCCAGCGCGCCGACGGCGCCGATGGAATGCCCGAGCGCCGATTTGGGCGCGTAGATCGACGCATGATTGCCGACGGCCTTGTTGATCGCCCGTGCCTCGGCAGTATCGCCGATCGGAGTGGCGGTGGCGTGCGCGTTGATATGGGTGATGTCCTTCTTGGACAGACCCGCGGTCTGCATGGCCCGGGTCATGGCGCGGGCGGCGCCCGTGCCCTCGGGGTCCGGTGCGACCAGGTGGAAGCCGTCGGAGGTGATACCGGCGCCCAGCAGACGGGCGTGGATGGTGGCACCGCGGGCTTTGGCATGCTCTTCGGTCTCGATGACCATGAGCGCACCGGCCTCGCCGAAGACGAATCCGTCGCGATCTTTGTCGAAGGGCCGCGAGGCGGCCTTCGGATCGTCGTTGCGGGTGCTCATCGCGCGCATCATGGTGAACGCGGCGATCGGCACGGCGTCGATGAAGCCTTCGACACCGCCGGTGACGACCATATCGGCGTCACCCATGACGATCATGCGCCATGCGTTGGCGATGCCTTCGGAGCCCGACGAGCACGCCGAGACCGGAGTGACCACTCCTGCCCTGGCCTTCAGCTCCAAGCCGACGACGGCAGACGGCCCGTTCGGCATGACCATCTGAACAGCGAGCGGCGAGATCTTGCGATAGCCCCCGTTCTTCAGTTTGTCGACCGAATCGATGAGCGCGTCACCGCCACCTAGTCCAGTGCCGATGGCCACACCCAGCCGGTCCGGATCGACCTCCGGGCTGCCCGCGTTGCGCCAGACTTCGCGGCCGAGCACGGTCGCGAGCTGCTCGACGTAGGCCATCCGGCGGATCTCGACCCGGCTCAGCAGAGTTTCGGGGCGAACCTTCAGGTGGCCGCCGATACGGACCGGTAGGTCGTATTCCTCGATGAAGGAATCCTCGAGAACGTCGATACCGCTCTCGCCGTTGAGGAGACCCTTCCACGTCGCATCGACGTCACCCGCGATCGACGTGGACGCCGCCAGGCTCGTGACGACGACGTTCGGGAAGTTCCCGTTCAAGGTCGAGGGACAGAACGCAGCAGGAGTGGTCACGGTGTCGGCCCTACTCGGCGTTGTCGAATTTGGCCTTGAGCTCTGCGGCGGCGTCGGAGTTCTCCGCCTCGAGCTTCTGGATGTAGTTGACGGCGTCGCCGACCGTCTTCAGGCTGGCCAGATCCTCGTCGGGGATCTTCACGCCGTACTTGTCCTCGGTCTGCACCGCGATCTCGACCATGGACAGCGAGTCGATGTCCAGGTCATCGACGAAGGACTTCTCGACGGTCACCTCGGACGGTTCGATACCCGTAACCTCTTCGATGATCTTGCCGAGTTCCTCGACGATTTGTTCCTGGGTCAGAGCGGCCACTTCGTGGCTCCCTTCTTGTTTTCTCGTGTAGGGCTTACATATTTCTTCGGGCCGAGACGGCGTATGGTTACGCCGCTTCGGTGCCGGGCTCCCGCGAGGGTTCGTGGAAACACGGCCGTAGGCAAGCTAGCCGGAGCTCGTGAGCTCGGCCAGCGCGGGGATGTCCTCGGGGGTCTTCAGCGCCAGGTTGGGGGTGCCTTTGAGCTCCCGTTTGGCAATCCCGACGAGTGTTCCCGCAGGTGGCAACTCCGCCACCGCCGAGACGCCGGACTGCCGGACGGTTTCGGTGCACAGGTCCCACCGAACGGGCCGGGTGACCTGCGCGGCGAGCTTAGCCACCGCGTCCGCGCCGGACTCGACCGGCTTG is a genomic window containing:
- a CDS encoding gamma carbonic anhydrase family protein; translated protein: MRIEVSGHQPEVDATAWIAPTANVIGRVKLGAQVSIWYNAVLRGDTELITVGERSNIQDGCVLHADPGFPATVGAGVSVGHNAILHGCTIEDDCLIGMGATVLNGAVIGRGSLIAANALIPEGAQIPPGSLVAGVPGKVRRELTAEQQRGVELNAMVYLHHMSEHRSAKEI
- a CDS encoding TetR/AcrR family transcriptional regulator yields the protein MPPVPPILQRILAEPPADSGKVLDSALSAFLDFGIKRTSMGEIARRAGISPATLYRRFESKNDLVEAVTVREAQRFVTKIDNRVRTVTGSEDQLVEIFVAFISAIAGNPLLIRLLRTEPDLVLPRLTTEAGPILAVGRTYLAAKLRELNDSGTDFDPDLIAEIMARLALSLALTPDGLIPIQDEAAGREFARRTLLPMVSGHNPN
- a CDS encoding Eco57I restriction-modification methylase domain-containing protein; this encodes MGRDGAGARERKRHGRHYTPATLAGFLAGRVVARIGTPGRVRVLDPACGSGELLFAIKDALADRLPGVPVELTGYDLDPAGLVLARRRAAESGVGAEWRQRDFLADCAGLPAESFDAVIANPPYVRTQQLGGEAAQALRGQFGLRGRIDLTHPFVAALPRLMAPGAVLGLLCANRFLTTKAGSNLRGLLLADLTPVELYDLGDTKLFEAAVLPAVTIAVRGATRGTCRYVSVYEEEARAVSDTGTAGSVGAIPAEGARRSDRLAEYGPVGSIPARRGPGAGLSGGRSQGDAGEPTRGSETAGASGGDRELFVALGGAADTTVSRQGRRFAVTVGELATEPGPAAASVGWRMSRMGHDDWLRGVSDRMWRTFGDLGRIRVGIKTNADKVFIAVHWGDPAAEPELLRDLITHHDLRPWRIDRIRETRVLYPYDLTRTRRVPVDLARYPRTAAYLEQHREVLTARDYLTGAGRKWFEHWVPQRPHLWRIPKVVFPDISDRPRFALDRSGAVVNGDCYWISLADLGGGAGAEDLACLMMGVANSSLGLRYYDAVCGNRLYSGRRRWITQYVSRLPLPDPGTPAATAIVCRVRALAEEPETGAAGQEELDELVHRAFAL
- a CDS encoding acyl-CoA carboxylase subunit beta, with amino-acid sequence MTIIAPARHQETVTDPRDPLGRLNRFFDPGTVLPLHPRDKSGVLAAVGEVDGVRTVAYCSDATVMGGAMGVEGCKHIVDAIDTAIDSGAPVVGLWHSGGARLAEGVEALHAVGQVFEAMVRASGQVPQISVVLGFAAGGAAYGPALTDIVIMAPEGRVFVTGPDVVRSVTGEQVDMVTLGGPETHGKKSGVTHIVADDEADAVHRARRLVSMFAEQGEFDLRAAEHGDVDLLALLPASAKRAYDVKPLVHELLDNVDGESSFEELQGGYARSMVTGLGRLGGRTVGVLANNPLRLGGCLDSKSAEKAARFVRLCDAFGIPLVVITDVPGYLPGVGQEWDGVVRRGAKLLHAFAEAQVPRVTLVTRKIYGGAYIAMNARSLGATAVYAWPGSEVAVMGAKAAVGILHKKALAAAPEEEREALHERLTAEHEAIAGGVERAVTIGVVDEIIDPAHTRSKIAGALAAAPCRASHHKNIPL
- a CDS encoding KasA/KasB family beta-ketoacyl-ACP synthase, producing MTTPAAFCPSTLNGNFPNVVVTSLAASTSIAGDVDATWKGLLNGESGIDVLEDSFIEEYDLPVRIGGHLKVRPETLLSRVEIRRMAYVEQLATVLGREVWRNAGSPEVDPDRLGVAIGTGLGGGDALIDSVDKLKNGGYRKISPLAVQMVMPNGPSAVVGLELKARAGVVTPVSACSSGSEGIANAWRMIVMGDADMVVTGGVEGFIDAVPIAAFTMMRAMSTRNDDPKAASRPFDKDRDGFVFGEAGALMVIETEEHAKARGATIHARLLGAGITSDGFHLVAPDPEGTGAARAMTRAMQTAGLSKKDITHINAHATATPIGDTAEARAINKAVGNHASIYAPKSALGHSIGAVGALESVLTVMAIRDGIVPPTLNLENQDPEIDLDIVAGEARRQEIEYAINNSFGFGGHNVALAFGRA
- the acpM gene encoding meromycolate extension acyl carrier protein AcpM, with amino-acid sequence MAALTQEQIVEELGKIIEEVTGIEPSEVTVEKSFVDDLDIDSLSMVEIAVQTEDKYGVKIPDEDLASLKTVGDAVNYIQKLEAENSDAAAELKAKFDNAE